GAAGTTGTAGCTTTTAATTTAAGATTGTTTTCATCAATTTCGCCTGTCTGCTTTTCCTGCTTAATATGGCTAATAGCTGTTTTCAGTTGGCAAATACACCTAAAAGTGGAATGAATGTGATACCATGTGTGTAATCAAGTAACAAAATATTACCTGCTGATACATGATTAGATCATTATTTATGACTGCTTATAGGTAAACCCACTGCGTCACCAAATGTTGCCACAGCCAATGGATATGCTGCAATTGTATGATACTGCCTTTATTTTATACCACATGCTTGATGGTATTTGTTTCCCATCTTGATTAATcttagttttgtttatttgtcttgTCTTAGGTAAGACGATTAAAACAAGACAATGGATTGGGGAGCCCTGCATACCATTTTAGGAGGTGTAAATAAACACTCCACCAGCATCGGGAAGATATGGCTCACAGTCCTGTTCATCTTCCGTATCATGATCCTGGTTGTGGCTGCAGAGAGAGTCTGGGGAGATGAACAAGATGACTTTGTCTGCAACACTCTGCAACCTGGTTGCAAGAATGTTTGCTATGATCACTTTTTCCCCATCTCTCACATCAGACTCTGGGCCCTGCAGCTGATCTTTGTTTCTACACCTGCGCTGCTGGTGGCCATGCATGTAGCTTACAGGAGGCACGAGAAGAAAAGGCAATTCAGAAAGGGAGACCAGAAATGTGAATACAAGGACAttgaagaaatcagaaaacagagGTTTCGTATTGAGGGCTCCTTGTGGTGGACGTACACTAGCAGCATCTTCTTCAGACTGGTCTTTGAAGCAGTCTTCATGTATGCGTTTTATTTCATGTACAATGGGTTCCAAATGCCTCGCCTAATGAAGTGTAATGCTTGGCCCTGCCCCAACACAGTAGACTGCTTTGTTTCTCGACCTACTGAAAAGACGGTGTTTACTATTTTCATGATTGCTGTGTCCAGCATTTGCATTCTTTTAAATGTGGCTGAATTATGTTACTTACTGACAAAATTTTTCCTCAGAAGGTCTAAAAGAGCTGGAAATCCAAAACATCACCCCAACCATGAGAATAAGgaagaaaccaaacaaaatgaaatgaatgagTTAATATCTGATAGCTGTCAGAATACAGTTATAGGATTTTCAGGTAGCTAAGGTGGTGTCACTGCTGGTGTTCACTCTTTTTGGAGTGAATGTTCTTTGTTTAAAGGCTGCAAATGAAATTTGTTACATGAAACGATTTAAGTTGGGTGAGACTTTGATATGTAGTGTCAGGTGTCAATGATGCACATgtctgaaaaaaaagtcagggcAGCCTAAACATGTGAAACTGCGTGAGGATTAAATAGCAAAGTGTTATCTTCCTATGAGTGCCCTTACAAGCTGACTATGACAACTGGGAAACCCACTAATACCTTCATGCTGACACAGCTCCTGAAAACTACATGCAACAGCAATAAGAACAAACTCATTTCCAAGCTAGATATTCTAGTA
The genomic region above belongs to Mycteria americana isolate JAX WOST 10 ecotype Jacksonville Zoo and Gardens chromosome 1, USCA_MyAme_1.0, whole genome shotgun sequence and contains:
- the LOC142405021 gene encoding gap junction beta-6 protein, coding for MDWGALHTILGGVNKHSTSIGKIWLTVLFIFRIMILVVAAERVWGDEQDDFVCNTLQPGCKNVCYDHFFPISHIRLWALQLIFVSTPALLVAMHVAYRRHEKKRQFRKGDQKCEYKDIEEIRKQRFRIEGSLWWTYTSSIFFRLVFEAVFMYAFYFMYNGFQMPRLMKCNAWPCPNTVDCFVSRPTEKTVFTIFMIAVSSICILLNVAELCYLLTKFFLRRSKRAGNPKHHPNHENKEETKQNEMNELISDSCQNTVIGFSGS